From Alteromonas sp. BL110:
ATTTTATTGTCAGCGCTGTGGGCTCTTATCACTATTTCTATATCTTTATATCGTTGGTTCGTACAAAAGCGAAATAACATGTCAACCCAACAGCTAAACTCAGCTAATGCAGCACAAACAACTCAAACAAATAGGGAGGCGAAATAATGGATTTCGACTTCTTAAATCAATTTCACTTTTTACGCCCCGAATGGTTTATGGCACTTGTGCCCCTGATGTTGCTTGTGGTTTTAATTAGAAGAACCACAGCTAAACAGTCTGGTTGGCAGTCGGTGATCCCTTCTCACCTTTATCAATATATGGTGATTGGCAAAACCGAGATGGGCGCAAAGCCGCCAATGTGGATGCTGGCTTTTGTGTGGGTTGTGAGTGTTATAGCGCTTGCCGGCCCGACGTGGGAGCGCCTCCCCCAGCCAGTATATCAGCTAAAAATGGGGCACGTTATAGTAATAGATATGTCGCTTTCGATGCGTGCGACCGATATGACGCCAGACAGACTGACAAGGGCGAAATACAAAGCCATAGATTTAGTTAACGCCATCGGCGAGGGTGAAATGGGCTTGGTTGCTTATGCGGGCGATGCGTTCGTTATAAGCCCTTTAACCGAAGATGCTGGGAATATTACCACCTTAATCCCCAGTCTTTCGCCCGAGATAATGCCCGTACCCGGAAGCGACCCATTGCTGGGTATTGAAAGTGCTGCTGAACTGTTAACAAATGCGGGTTATAACACAGGCATGATCTACTGGATTACTGACGGTATAGAGTTAGAGCAACAACAAGAACTTCAAGAATATGTAGCATCTGTTCCTTTTACGGTAAATGCACTTACCGTTGGCACAAGTGAAGGCGCGCCTATTAGGCAGCAAAGCGGTGAACTATTAAAAGACTTCACCGGCAGCATTGTTATTCCCAAGCTAAATGAAAGCGCGGTGAAAGGCGTAGTGAAAACGAGCGGCGGTCGCTTTGAATCCTTTACTTCTAACGACAATGATATTGATGCTCTAGCCGCGGTATCGCTGTTAGATAAAGGCAACAGTGAAGAAGACGAAGAAGAGAGTAATTTGCAGGGAGATCAGTGGAAAGAAGTTGGCCCTTACTTATTACTGCTACTTCTGCCATTTGCGGCCTTTGCGTTTAAGCGCGGATTAGTATTTATTGTATTGGTTGGCCTGCTAAGCCCTTCAATAGTGAAAAACGCCCACGCTGCACAAAGTATAGGTACATCTTCGGGCGCGCCGTCTATTCCAAGCGCGAAAATGTTGGAAGGGTCTACGCCAGCAACGGCAAATAAACCTGAACCGCTTGCATGGTGGCAAAAGCCATTTATGAATGATAATCAGGAAGCTTTGAATAAATACCAAAGAGGTAAATACAAAGACGCCGTTAGCCAGTTCAATAGCGAAGCGTGGAAAGCATCATCCCTTTTTAAGTCAGGTGACTATGAAGGTGCTTTAAATGCTTACAAAAATATTCCAGGCGCTGAAAGCCTTTACAATCAGGGCAATGCGTTGGCCAAACTTGGAAAGCTTGAAGAAGCGATCGAGAAATACGAGCTGGCTTTAGACGAAGCACCTGAGTTTGAAGACGCGAAAATCAATAAAAAAGTTGTTGAGGATTTACTGAAACAGCAGCAACAACAAGACCAGCAGCAGAATCAGAGCGAAAATAGTAACGATGACCAACAAGACAACGCTCAAGATAATGCCCAGGATAGCGCTAATAACGACCAGCAGCAATCGGGAGATCAGAATAAGCAGGAAGGTTCAAACGATCAAAATGGCCAGCAAAATGAAAGTGAGCGCCAACAGTCTGACCAAAACCAGCGGGGTTCTAATGATGAACAACAAAATGATGGGGATAATTCTCAACAGCCAGAGATGAGCGAGCAGAACGAGCCATCAGACTCACAGCAACAAAATGCAGAGTCAGGACAGCGTAATAATATGCAGCAAAACAATGCGCAAGCGCAAGAAGACGAAAAAGAACCACAGCGGGAAGCTCAAGCAATGCAAGGTCAAGAAGCCCAGCTTACTGATGCACAAAAAGAAGAACTACAGCGAATGGAAGGTTTAATGCGTCGCGTGCCAGACGACCCAGCATTCTTACTAAAACGAAAAATGCAATTAGAAGCACAAAAGCGT
This genomic window contains:
- a CDS encoding vWA domain-containing protein, which codes for MDFDFLNQFHFLRPEWFMALVPLMLLVVLIRRTTAKQSGWQSVIPSHLYQYMVIGKTEMGAKPPMWMLAFVWVVSVIALAGPTWERLPQPVYQLKMGHVIVIDMSLSMRATDMTPDRLTRAKYKAIDLVNAIGEGEMGLVAYAGDAFVISPLTEDAGNITTLIPSLSPEIMPVPGSDPLLGIESAAELLTNAGYNTGMIYWITDGIELEQQQELQEYVASVPFTVNALTVGTSEGAPIRQQSGELLKDFTGSIVIPKLNESAVKGVVKTSGGRFESFTSNDNDIDALAAVSLLDKGNSEEDEEESNLQGDQWKEVGPYLLLLLLPFAAFAFKRGLVFIVLVGLLSPSIVKNAHAAQSIGTSSGAPSIPSAKMLEGSTPATANKPEPLAWWQKPFMNDNQEALNKYQRGKYKDAVSQFNSEAWKASSLFKSGDYEGALNAYKNIPGAESLYNQGNALAKLGKLEEAIEKYELALDEAPEFEDAKINKKVVEDLLKQQQQQDQQQNQSENSNDDQQDNAQDNAQDSANNDQQQSGDQNKQEGSNDQNGQQNESERQQSDQNQRGSNDEQQNDGDNSQQPEMSEQNEPSDSQQQNAESGQRNNMQQNNAQAQEDEKEPQREAQAMQGQEAQLTDAQKEELQRMEGLMRRVPDDPAFLLKRKMQLEAQKRQRQRMPSNRSDW